Part of the Geobacter pickeringii genome, CTGAAGGCGGAACGGGAGCTGATTTCATCGGCATCGTGAGCGGGGACAACTAGCAGGGGGGGGGCGATGGCGGCGAGGAACCGCGGCAGAAGCGGGCAACGGATAGACCCGTCCGAGCTGGAACTGGCCCGGGAGGTGGAACGGCTCCTGTTCCCGAAGAGTTCGCCGGTCTGCACCTGGAACTGCATCGGCGTGAAGAACCGCACGGCCGGAGTGCTGGGGGGAGACTATTTCGACTCCGTCCCCCTGCCGGACAGCCGCTTGGCCGTCATCATCGGCGATGTCACCGGCCACGGTCTCCACGCTTCCGTGGTGATGTCGATGCTCTACGGATTCGTCCACCACGCGGCATTCCATCAGATCGATCCGAAGAAACTGGCCGCGCAGGTCAATACCTTTCTCGCCCATTTTGCCGAACGCTCCCGGACCTTCGACCTCTATTTCTCCACCACGCTCTTCCTGGGGATCATCGACCCGAAGACCCTGGAGCTGGAGTACGTCAACGCCGGGCACGTCCCCCCCCTTATCCGCCGCGCCGGCGCCATCATCGAGCTGGCGCCGACCACCACCCCCCTCGGCTATTTCGGAACCCTCGACATCCCGTCCGCCTCGTTCCGCCTGGAACAGGGCGACCGCCTGCTCCTCTATACCGACGGGATCATCGAGGCCGCCAATCCCTCCGGGGACCGGTTCGGCCCGGAACGGCTGAAGGAGGTGCTGGCCCATAGCGGGTCGGATCACCTGGAGTTCCTTGAGCGCGTCTTTGCAAGCCTCCAGACGTTCGGCGCCGCCGATCCTCCCGAGGATGACTGCACCCTCCTTGTCGTGGATATCCACGGTGCCGCAGCCCCGGATTCGTGTTAAACTTGTAATATATGCGGCGTTCAAATTTACCGATCGAGGTGAAATCATGGAAGATTTCAGACGTATTCTCGTGGTGAGCAGAATGACCACCTACTGCCAGGAGGCGGTCCACTGCGGCGTGTCCCTTGCCCGCAAGTATGGGGCGGAACTCTTTCTTATTCACGCAATTCACAACCCGTTCGGACTTGAAGGATGGAACCTCCCGGTCGTTTCCCTTGAAAAGGAGTACGAGGAGATCATGCGGCAGGCAAAGGAGGAGCTGGACAGGATTCTGGCAAAGGAGCGAAGCGATGGCCTGCAGGTGACCGAACTGATCAGGAAGGGGGAGCCGACCAAGGAAATCCTGAAGGCGGTGGAAGAGCTGAAGATCGATCTTCTGATCATGCTCTCCCACGAAGAGTGGCGTATCGAGCACTTCCTGTTCGGGCGGAGCAACGAGGAGATCGTCCGGAAGATGCCCTGCTCGGTCCTTTTCGTGAAAAAGGAACCCCAAGCGGTGAAGTGGTAGGAAAGATCGCTCAGACTGCTCGCCGTTTGAGCGGACGGCAGGCGCAGAAGAAGAGCCCATGGAATGCATCCATGGGCTCTTGTGTTCACCCCTGCGGTACCCGGGGGATGAAGATCTGGTCCGGGTCGAGGACGTCATGGATGAGGCGGAGCTCCTCCCGGGTCGGCGGCTCGGTCTCGCCCGCCACCCGGGAGATGTCGAGGTCGAACTGGCAGAGCTCCCGGATCTCCGCAGGGGTCTTGCCGGGGTGGCAGGTGTCGAGGTACATCCGGCCGCTCTCCTCGTCGAAGCGGAAGACGCCGGCGGTGCTGATGACCGCCGAGGGGCCGCCCCGGTAGGCGGCGCCGTAGAGCTCCCGGCGGGGGACCAGCTCCCCTTCGGGCCACTTCTTCACCCGCCAGCCGGGGCTCGTGATGTAGCTCACGTTCTCCACGAAACGCCGCTTCTCGTGGACCATGATGAAGACGGTCCGCCGGGCGAAGGAGTTGATGTCGGGGTTGCCGCCGCTCCCCGTAAGGCGGAGCTCCGGCGCCAGATAGTCGCCGATGCAGGTGGTGTTCACGTTGCCGAAGACATCCACCTCGGCGCCGCCGAGGAAGCCGAGGTCCACGTACCCCCGCTGGGCGATGCTGAAGGCGTCGTAGAGCCCCGAGGCGCGGGAGGCCCCCATCTCGCAGCGGGCATCCCCCACGGAGGTGGGGATCTCGGGGGGGCGGCCGTCGAGGGTTCCCGCCTCGAAGATCAGCTTCAGGTTCGGGGCGTGGGTCTTCTGGGCCAGCATGATCGCCACCATGGGGAGACCGGTGCCGGCGAAGACCACCTCGTTGTCCCCCACCTCGCGGGAGGCGGCACAGCAGAGCAGGTCGGCGAGTCCGTATTCTCCGGGTGCTGCGTACTCTTTTCCCATGTCACTCCCCCTTCTTTTCCCGGGCGCTGTAGTTGAGCGCCGTGTTCGCCTTGAGCTTGAGCATCCGCGGCCAGCCAAGCTTGTCGAGATAGCCCAGGTGGTCGCGGCCGTGGATCCACTCCTTCGCAAAGTCGTCGAACCCCTCCTGGCTGCGGGTCCGGCCGTAAAAATCCTTGAGGAAGGCGCCGTCCACGTCGTAGCGGCCGAACATCCCGGTGGGGTGGGCACCGAAGGGGCACTCCACGATGTAGTTCACCTCGAAGGAGGGGGTCGTGTTGCGGTCCGCCTCCCGGCGCAGGTACTCCTCGGGGACGATCTCCTCGGCCATGACGATGGTGATGTCGGCGGTACGGGCCGCCTCCGGGTCGGAGTAGTACTGCCCCGCCACCCGCACCGTCCCCTCCTCCCCCACCTGCTGGACGCACATGACCGCCACGTCCACCTTGGCCGCCGGCACCAGGACCTGCTGGCCGGCGCCGTAGAACGGATCGTCCACGAACCGGTACTTGTGGCGGGGAATCCGGGGGTTGTTACCGTCCCGCAGCCCCGCCCGACCGAGCATGTCGTAGGCGGGGTTATGGATGTCGGTCCCGAGCGACGTCTGGGTGGCGGAGAAGGGGGCACCGGCGGCGCCGGCGGCGAAGCGAAACATCATCTCGGCGTGGCTGTAATCCTCCACCAGGATCTCCCCGTTCCCCACCCGGCGGGAGAGGTTGGCGCCGTACTTGCCGTAGAGCTCATGCCCGACCCAGCACGATTCCCAGATGTCGACGCAGCCGGCGCCGACGAGGAACTCCGTCTGGGGGCCGCCGTTCACCTCGATGAGATGGAGCCCCGTGCGCCCCTGGCGGATCAGTTCGAAAATGATGGCCATGGGGCGGCGCCAGATGGTGAAGCCGGAGAAGGTGAGGCTTGATCCGTTTTTGATGATTTCGGCGGCCTGCTGCAGGGTGATTCTCTTGCTGTTGCTCATGTGCACCTCCTTGCAGGATCGTATTACGCGCTGAAATTCTTCAGGATCTCCCGCGAGATAACAACCCGCTGGATCTCGCTGGTCCCCTCGTAGATGGAGGTGATCCGGGCATCGCGGGCATAGCGCTCCACCGGGAAATCCTGGGTGTAGCCGTACCCCCCGAGCATCTGGATCGCCGTGTAGCAGGCCCGGTTGGCCGCCTCGGTGGCGTACATCTTTGCCATGGATGCCTCCTTGGCGAATGATTTCCCCTGGTCCTTGCGGAAGGCCGCATTCATCAGGAGGAGACGCGCCGCCTCCAACTCGGTGTAGGCATCGGCCACCATCCACTGGATCGCCTGGAAGGAACTGAGCTTCTGGCCGAACTGGGTCCGCTCGGTGGTGTAGCGGGTGGCATAGTCCATGGCTGCCAGCCCGACGCCGAGCCCCAGGGAACCGATCCCGATCCGGCCGCCGGCCAGCTCGCCAACGGCGATCCTGAAACCGTCGTTGAGTTTTCCCATCATGGCGCTCTTGGGAACGCGGCAGTCGGAGAAGATCACCTCGTTGGTGGCCGAGGCATGCTGCCCCATCTTGTGCTCTTCCTTGCCGATGATGAGACCCGGCGTCCCCGCCTCCACCAGGAAGCAGCTGATCCCCTTCCCCTTGGAGGCGGCTTTGTCGGTGACCGCCCAGACCACGAAAACTCCGGCGTAGGGGGCGCTGGTGATGAAGATCTTGGAGCCGTTCAGCACCCAGGAGTCGCCGTCGTCCACGGCCTGGGTTACCATCCCTGCCGGGTCGGAGCCGGCGCAGGTTTCGGTGAGGGCGAAGCTGGCTGCGGCATACTCTCCGGAGCAGATTTTCGGGATGTAGGCCCGCTTCTGCTCCTCGGAGCCGACCGCCTGGATCACCTCGGCGGCCATGTTGTTGACCGAGACGGTAACCGCCGTGGAGGCACAGGCCCGGGCGATCTCGGTCATGGCCACGCTGAAGGCGATTGCCCCCGCCTCGGCGCCGCCGAATTCCTCCCGCACGTTGAGCCCCATGAACCCCACCTCCGCCAGCTTCTTCAGGCTTACCAGCATGGAGCCACGGTCGGTTCCCTGGTCCAGTTGGGCGGCAACCGGCTCCAGTTCGGCCCGGGCAAAGTCGCGGGCGGTCTCCTGGATCAGCTTCTGTTCTTCGGTCAGTTCGAGAAACATATTTCCTCCCCTTTGATGCTCACAAAAAGTCAGCCCGCCACCACGATCGGAATATCCTGCTCCTGCCCCCACTCCTGCCACTCCCGGGCGCTGCGGCCGGCAAAGGCGCCGCGGTACTCCTCCGCGGAGCTCACCCCCAGCGTCTCTTCCAGCCGGCTCTTGAAATGGGGCTCCAGGGCGGCCAGGGCCACCCAGCCGTCGCGGGCTTGATAGAGGTTGTATTCGGGGATGCCGCCGCCGAGGAGGGCGCCGGGGGCGGTGCTGCCGTAGCGGAGCGGCTCGGCCATGGCCGCAGCCGCAGCGGAGAGCGCCACCTCGGCGTAGCCCGCCCCGTTCCCCCGCTCGCGGCCGAGGAGGAGTGCCACGGCGGCCGAGATGGTCTGCTCGGCGCCGGCCATGTCGGCGAGGAGGGTGCGGGGCATGTGGGGCGGGGTGAGGAGCCCCAGGGAGGCCTGGTAGGTCAGGTCGTGCCCCGCCTCGTTCTCCCGGGGGGCCGGATACCCGACGATGGCCACCTGGCAGAGGCGGGGATGCTTCCGGCGAAGCTCCTCCCGGCCGAGGCCGAGCCGGGCCAGGGCGGCGGGGCGGCTGGCGGTGATGAGGAGATCGGCCGTTGCCAGGATGTCGTCGAGGCGGGCGCGCCCGGCGGCATCCTTCAGGTCGAGCCGGACCACCTCCTGCCCCTCGGCCATGTCGCGGTACCAGGCGGCATGGTAGCGCTCCATCGGATCGCCGTCCGGCGGCTCCACCTTCACCACGGCGCCCCCCAGTTGCCGGAGGCGCCGCGCCGCGGCGGGGCCGGGGAGATTCACTGCCAGGTTCACCGCCACCATTCCCTTGAGGGGTTCCATGGTTCCTCCTTCGGGTCATTCCCCGCGGGGTCCGATGCAGATCGGCCCGCATCCCTGGCAAAAATTCGGGGGCAGGCCCGTCGACCTGCCCCTGCCGATGGCGGCAACCAGGAGTAACAGCGATGGGACCGCTCAGTGGGCCGGACGCTCCGGCATTACTGCAGCTTGGCCGTAAAAGCCGGCACGAACTGCATCACGTCGGCCACCACCAGGACGTCGGCCACCTCGCCGATGGGGGCGTCCTTGTCCTTGTTGATGGCGACGATGAAGTCGGATTTCTTCATGCCGGCCAGGTGCTGGATCGCCCCCGAAATGCCGCAGGCGACGTAGAGCTTGGGACTCACGGTCTGGCCGGTGGTCCCCACCTGGTGGCTGTGCTCCACCCAGCCGGCATCCACCACCGGGCGGCTCGCGCCGAGTTCTCCCCCCAGGGCCCTGGCCAGCCCCTCGATGACCGGGACGTTTTCCTTCTTCCCCACCCCCCGGCCGGCACTGACGATCACCTCGGCCCGGGTGAGGTCCACCCCCTTCGCCTCCGCCGGCTCATAACCGACGAACTCCACCCCTGTCGCCCCGTCCGCCACGTCGATCCGCTCCACCTGCGGGGCTCCCGCGGGGATCCCCGTGGCACCGAAGGCGCCGGCCTGGATGGTGAGGACCGATTTTGCCGTCTTGGGGGCAACGGTGCGGCGCATCTTGGCGTTGCAGCACCCCACCTCGTACCCTCCGTCGACGATGCCGACGATCTCCGACACCTGGCCGGCCCTGAGGACTGCGGCCACGCGGGGGGCCAGGTCCCAGCCGTAGGAGGAGTGGACGAAGACGACGCAGTCGGCTCCGCTTCGCGCCACCGCCTCCAGAACGATCCGCTTGTGGACGTCGGGGTTGTACTCGCCGTACTTCGCCGCATCGGCCAGGTAGAGCGTCCCGGTGCCGGCGGGAAGGGCGGCGTCGCTCCCGATGAGGACCAGCGCCCGCTCCGCGCCGAGCCGGTCGGCAAAGGCGAGGAGTTCGTAGGTTGAATCGAGAAGCGTTCCTTCCCGGTATTCGCAGACAAGCAGTGCTTTCATATCGTTCCTCCTCCTACCGGAGCACGGTCGTTTTTTCCTTCAGGATCCCGTAGAGCTGCTCCACCAGGCTCCCCACCTCCCCTTCCAGCACGACTCCCCCCCCCTTGCGGGCCGGCGGATAGAACCGCGCCGTGGCGGCCACGGGCTCTTCCTGTAGCAGCCCGGAGGCGGCCACGCCGAGGATCTCCTTCTTCTTGGCCTTCATGATGTTGGGAAGGGTCGGGTAGCGGGGGATGTTGAGGCCGAGCTGACAGGTGACCACCGCCGGAAGCCGCAGCCTGGCGACCCCCTTGATCCCCCCCTCCAGCTCGCGCGTGGCGGTCACCACCCCGTCGGCGAAGGCGAACCCCACCAGGGTCGTGGCGCAGGCAAAGCCGAGGAGCTCCGCCACCAGCACCCCCACCTGGGCCGACCCCCGGTCCTGGGACTGCATCCCGGTGAAGATGAGGTCGAACCCTTCACCCCCGGCAAAGGTGGCGATGACCGAGGCGATCTGCCACGGGTCCTTCCCCTGGGGGGCCGGGTCCTGGATGTGGACCCCGCGGTCGCACCCCATGGCGAGGGCCTTCTTGATCGCCTCGTTCACCCGGTCCGGGCCGATGGAGAGGACCGTCACCTCCGGCTCGCCGCCGAGCTGCTCCTTGAGCTGCACCGCCTGCTCCACGGCGTATTCGTCGTACTCGTTCATCCGGAAGGCGAGATCGCTCTCCTCGAACCAGGTGCCGCCGCCGTCGGGCCTGAAACGGGACTCCATGTCCGGGACCTGTTTGACGCAGACGAGTATTTTCATGTGAACCTCCCTTGGGATCATCCGCCACAGAGACACGGAGACACAGAGAAAACTGAAAGAGGGCTTCAGGGTTCAACCCTGCTTCATTGTTTTTCTCCGTCCCTCTGTGCCTCCGTGGCGAATTTTCAGATTTGAAGCCTCTCCGCCACGATCTCCGCCAGGTCCCTCACCCGCATGCTCCCCTCGAAGCCGCCGGTCTTGATCCCGTCCTCGAACATGGTGAGGCAGAAGGGGCAGTTGGCCACCAGCAGCGGCGCGCCGCTCTCTTCGGCCATCCGGACCCGGGCCTCGCTGATCTTGGTGCCGAGCTTCTCCTCCGCCAGGATTCGCCCCCCGCCGGCGCCGCAGCAGAAGCTGTCGCCGCCGGCTCTCTCCATCTCCCGCAGATCCCCGCCGGCGGCGGCGAGGACCGCCCGGGGCTCGGCGAAGATATCCTTGTAGCGCCCCAGGTAGCAGGAGTCGTGGTAGGTGACGGGGAAGCGCTCCGCCGCCGGGGAGAGGGCGAGGCGGCCGCTCCGGATAAGCCCGTGGATGAAGGTGGCGTAGTGCTCGGTCTCCAGCCCGAAGCCGAGATCCCGGTAGTCGCGGGAGAGGGTGTTGAAGCAGTGGGGGCAGGTGGTGACGACCTTTTTCGCCCCGCTCGCCTGCATCGCCTCGATGTTCTCGGCGGCCACCATCTGGTAGAGGTACTCGTTGCCGAGCTTTCTCACCGGCTCGCCGCAGCACTTCTCATCCTTGCCGAGGATGCCGACCCGGATGCCGGCGGCGGCGCAGATCTTCACGAAGCTGCGGGCCACTTCGCGGTTCCGCCTGTCGAAGGAGGCGTAGCAGCCGGCGAAGTAGAGGATGTCCGCCTCCTCCCCCTCCGCGACCCGGGCCACGGGGAGCCCCTCGGCCCAGTCGCCCCGGCCGGCGTAGGCGAGGCCGAAGGGGTTGCCGTTCACCTCCACGTTGCTCACGGCGGTGCGGACCTCGTCGCCGGGGAACTCCCCCTCCATGAGGGAGAGGCTGCGGCGCATCTCCACGATCTTGTTCACGTGCTCGA contains:
- a CDS encoding PP2C family protein-serine/threonine phosphatase is translated as MAARNRGRSGQRIDPSELELAREVERLLFPKSSPVCTWNCIGVKNRTAGVLGGDYFDSVPLPDSRLAVIIGDVTGHGLHASVVMSMLYGFVHHAAFHQIDPKKLAAQVNTFLAHFAERSRTFDLYFSTTLFLGIIDPKTLELEYVNAGHVPPLIRRAGAIIELAPTTTPLGYFGTLDIPSASFRLEQGDRLLLYTDGIIEAANPSGDRFGPERLKEVLAHSGSDHLEFLERVFASLQTFGAADPPEDDCTLLVVDIHGAAAPDSC
- a CDS encoding universal stress protein, giving the protein MEDFRRILVVSRMTTYCQEAVHCGVSLARKYGAELFLIHAIHNPFGLEGWNLPVVSLEKEYEEIMRQAKEELDRILAKERSDGLQVTELIRKGEPTKEILKAVEELKIDLLIMLSHEEWRIEHFLFGRSNEEIVRKMPCSVLFVKKEPQAVKW
- a CDS encoding CoA-transferase subunit beta → MGKEYAAPGEYGLADLLCCAASREVGDNEVVFAGTGLPMVAIMLAQKTHAPNLKLIFEAGTLDGRPPEIPTSVGDARCEMGASRASGLYDAFSIAQRGYVDLGFLGGAEVDVFGNVNTTCIGDYLAPELRLTGSGGNPDINSFARRTVFIMVHEKRRFVENVSYITSPGWRVKKWPEGELVPRRELYGAAYRGGPSAVISTAGVFRFDEESGRMYLDTCHPGKTPAEIRELCQFDLDISRVAGETEPPTREELRLIHDVLDPDQIFIPRVPQG
- a CDS encoding CoA transferase subunit A, coding for MSNSKRITLQQAAEIIKNGSSLTFSGFTIWRRPMAIIFELIRQGRTGLHLIEVNGGPQTEFLVGAGCVDIWESCWVGHELYGKYGANLSRRVGNGEILVEDYSHAEMMFRFAAGAAGAPFSATQTSLGTDIHNPAYDMLGRAGLRDGNNPRIPRHKYRFVDDPFYGAGQQVLVPAAKVDVAVMCVQQVGEEGTVRVAGQYYSDPEAARTADITIVMAEEIVPEEYLRREADRNTTPSFEVNYIVECPFGAHPTGMFGRYDVDGAFLKDFYGRTRSQEGFDDFAKEWIHGRDHLGYLDKLGWPRMLKLKANTALNYSAREKKGE
- a CDS encoding acyl-CoA dehydrogenase family protein; the encoded protein is MFLELTEEQKLIQETARDFARAELEPVAAQLDQGTDRGSMLVSLKKLAEVGFMGLNVREEFGGAEAGAIAFSVAMTEIARACASTAVTVSVNNMAAEVIQAVGSEEQKRAYIPKICSGEYAAASFALTETCAGSDPAGMVTQAVDDGDSWVLNGSKIFITSAPYAGVFVVWAVTDKAASKGKGISCFLVEAGTPGLIIGKEEHKMGQHASATNEVIFSDCRVPKSAMMGKLNDGFRIAVGELAGGRIGIGSLGLGVGLAAMDYATRYTTERTQFGQKLSSFQAIQWMVADAYTELEAARLLLMNAAFRKDQGKSFAKEASMAKMYATEAANRACYTAIQMLGGYGYTQDFPVERYARDARITSIYEGTSEIQRVVISREILKNFSA
- a CDS encoding CoA transferase, which gives rise to MEPLKGMVAVNLAVNLPGPAAARRLRQLGGAVVKVEPPDGDPMERYHAAWYRDMAEGQEVVRLDLKDAAGRARLDDILATADLLITASRPAALARLGLGREELRRKHPRLCQVAIVGYPAPRENEAGHDLTYQASLGLLTPPHMPRTLLADMAGAEQTISAAVALLLGRERGNGAGYAEVALSAAAAAMAEPLRYGSTAPGALLGGGIPEYNLYQARDGWVALAALEPHFKSRLEETLGVSSAEEYRGAFAGRSAREWQEWGQEQDIPIVVAG
- a CDS encoding electron transfer flavoprotein subunit alpha/FixB family protein; protein product: MKALLVCEYREGTLLDSTYELLAFADRLGAERALVLIGSDAALPAGTGTLYLADAAKYGEYNPDVHKRIVLEAVARSGADCVVFVHSSYGWDLAPRVAAVLRAGQVSEIVGIVDGGYEVGCCNAKMRRTVAPKTAKSVLTIQAGAFGATGIPAGAPQVERIDVADGATGVEFVGYEPAEAKGVDLTRAEVIVSAGRGVGKKENVPVIEGLARALGGELGASRPVVDAGWVEHSHQVGTTGQTVSPKLYVACGISGAIQHLAGMKKSDFIVAINKDKDAPIGEVADVLVVADVMQFVPAFTAKLQ
- a CDS encoding electron transfer flavoprotein subunit beta/FixA family protein, translated to MKILVCVKQVPDMESRFRPDGGGTWFEESDLAFRMNEYDEYAVEQAVQLKEQLGGEPEVTVLSIGPDRVNEAIKKALAMGCDRGVHIQDPAPQGKDPWQIASVIATFAGGEGFDLIFTGMQSQDRGSAQVGVLVAELLGFACATTLVGFAFADGVVTATRELEGGIKGVARLRLPAVVTCQLGLNIPRYPTLPNIMKAKKKEILGVAASGLLQEEPVAATARFYPPARKGGGVVLEGEVGSLVEQLYGILKEKTTVLR